The window TACCGGGCCGTCCGGGTTGCTCCGCCATCGGCAGGTTGCCTTGGATCCCCCCGATCGTGAATGACGCGATGCCGCCCGCCGGGCCATTCGCGACCACGGTGAGAGTGTCCCCAGGACCCAGCGGCCGGTTCGGCGAGATCTGCACCGGGCCGATCGGCCGCATGGCGGCCTGCTGGACGCGCACGCCCCAGACCTCGCTGGTCAGCGGGTTGAGGCGCAGCACCACGGTTTCTCCGGGCGCCAGCGCGGCGGGGGCACCGTTACTCTGGACCACCGCCGCCGAAGGGTTCATGCGGTAGCTGGTCCCGTTCTGCAGCCCGATCGCGCCGGGTGAGATCGAGCTAACGATCCCGGAGGTCTCAGCGTAGCTCGCCTGGATCGACTGGGCCACGCCGTTTTGACTGGCCACGATGGCGACGGCGTCACCCGGCTGGGTCGCGTCGAGAGCGACCGAACCGCCTGCGCCGGTCGAGGCGTTCGTGCGACTGATCGCAGTGGCCGGCGTCACTTGGTAAGTGTAGACGGAGCCGCCAGACTGCACCACGATCTGTCCCTGCGGGTTCACCGACAGGACCGTGCCCTGGAGGCTGCTCGTGGCGGCCGGAGGCGCCGGGGGATAGGTTTGGGACGGCGGAGCCACCGGCGGGTAGGTCTGGGACGGCGGCGGCGTCGGCGGGTAGGTTTGAGACGGCGGATAGGCTTGCGTCGGCGGGATCCCAGCCTGGCTTACGATCGAGACGGTCGTCGATGCCGCGTCCCACGCCACCTGCGTGCCGAGCGCCTGGCTGACGAAGCGCAGCGGCACCATCGTGCGGCCACTCACGAGCACCGCCGGCACGTCCATGGAGGCCGGCTGACCGTTGACCATCGCCTGAGTCGAGCCGATGCGAAGCGACACGTTCGTCGGGCCCCGCTGGGCGAGCACGGTCTGCGTGGTGTCATCCCACGCCACGACCGCGCCGAGCCGCTGGAAGACGCCCCGCAGCGGGACCAGCACCCTCCCACCCATGATCACCGGCGGCACGTCAAACGTCACCGGCTGGTTGTCGACGAACACCCGCACATACGGTGCCGGTGTCTGGGCCATGGCTCCGGCAGCCAGTCCGGCCGCCATCGTCGCCGCCAGCACAATGCCGGCGACTTGCTGCGCTCTCATCAACCCCTCACCTCCGTTAGCACCTCGCCTCCATTTCAACGGATGGGTTGCGCCTTCATCGAGCCCATACTTGTCGCCGTCCGGTGTGGCGGGTGCCTATAGCCGAACGCTGAACACCACCATGAAGCCGGCAACCGCTGTGCCTACCAGGACAATCGCCAGCTGCGACCCAGAGCTTTCAATTTTCGCGACCGCCAACGACGCCGCGCTAAGCGGCACCAGGACGACATCGTTGAGATGCCGGCACCTCCCCAACCTCTGCCTTCCCACGCTTATGCCCTACTCGCTCCCTCAAACGGCAATTGGCGGGAGAAAGGTCCGGCAAACCCTGCAGCGCGCCGACGAGTTTCAGCCGGTCGAGCGCGGGCGCTGGCGGCTTGTCCTCGGCTAAGCGCGTACGCGCCGGCATGCTACGCACGTTCGCGAGCGCGACCCGCCCATCCGGGCGTACACTCGACGCACCATGGCCAACACGCTGACCCGGCGTCAACGGGACGTGCTCAAGGTCGTCCTCGAGTTCTTTACCACCCGCGGCCGCCTCCCGACCGTGCGGGAACTTGCTCATGAGCTGGGATTCGGCTCTACGTCAACCGCCTACAGCCACCTGCAGGCCCTCAAACGCCATGGCGCCCTCCGCGACGACAACGGCCACATCGCGCTCGCGCCGGCCACGCTCGAGACGCTTTCTCAGGCGCTACGGGACAAGGCGAGCATCTAACTCCCGCCGGCGATCGCGCGCGGCACACCACGGCTGCGCGCGCACACAGCGTGTCCCCAAGCGCAGGACGCGCCCGCCCCTGACGGGCGCGGCTGTATTCCTCACGGACGGCATGGGTAGCTACCCTGATGCCGCGCCGCCGTATCCGGTCCTGTGGGTACTCACGCCGACCCATCAGGAACCGCCGTTCGGGGCTGTAGCGGTGCTGGACGGGATAGCATCGCCGTAGAAGAATCTCCCCTGGCCACCGAACGGTGTATACTCCGGAATTCCTGCAGCTGTAGGATGACATCGAGCCAATCCTGGATATTATCCTAGGAGATTTGAGGCGGTGTTACGCTTCACAACATCAAATGAGAATATTCGGAAAAGATTCTTCGTCGGTCCACCGCATTCCTCAGGGCAGCGTCTTGAGATAAGCGAACAGATCCCCCCACTCGCGGCTCGTGAGCTGCCAGCGAGGCATCGGCCAAGCAAGCGGCTTCCCTTCAGCATCGATTCCTTGAGTCACCGCCCGTTGGATCAGGGCGTCGGTGTAGCGCGGGCCCCGCGTACCGTCTGGTTCGAGCATTCCAGCCGGATTGGTCAGATTGCGGCGCGTGATGTTTGGGCTGACGAACATCGGGGTCTGGAGCCCGTGGCCATCGACGCCGTGGCAGCCGGCGCAGCTCATCGGCATCATCATCCCACCGGCATATGGAATAGGCCGCCCGTCCGGGTCGGTCCCAGCGCGAAAAATCCACGCGCCGCGATCCGGGGCGGTCCCGGCCCGCTGGACCGGAACCCCACTTCCGAGCAGTACCAGCCCACCTGCCCCCACGATGAGCAGCGCCACACCGGCCAGGAGCAGGCCCTTCGCCCTCATCGCGCGGCTCGTCGCGTTTTTTCGCTTACTCCAGGTCGCGGCGCATCTGTTCGTATTGTTCGTGGGTCAGCTCACCCCGAGCGTAGCGCTCCTTCACGATGTCGAGCGGCCGGTGGCT is drawn from bacterium and contains these coding sequences:
- a CDS encoding stalk domain-containing protein, translated to MRAQQVAGIVLAATMAAGLAAGAMAQTPAPYVRVFVDNQPVTFDVPPVIMGGRVLVPLRGVFQRLGAVVAWDDTTQTVLAQRGPTNVSLRIGSTQAMVNGQPASMDVPAVLVSGRTMVPLRFVSQALGTQVAWDAASTTVSIVSQAGIPPTQAYPPSQTYPPTPPPSQTYPPVAPPSQTYPPAPPAATSSLQGTVLSVNPQGQIVVQSGGSVYTYQVTPATAISRTNASTGAGGSVALDATQPGDAVAIVASQNGVAQSIQASYAETSGIVSSISPGAIGLQNGTSYRMNPSAAVVQSNGAPAALAPGETVVLRLNPLTSEVWGVRVQQAAMRPIGPVQISPNRPLGPGDTLTVVANGPAGGIASFTIGGIQGNLPMAEQPGRPGTYVGTYTVRPGDIIQNAAVTVQISAGGQSQTASAPTSVTINGTPRAPIISSPQNGAVVELPLTVSGRAAPGSLVQVQVNYTSTVLLFNVNGSLGTQTITADQNGNWNATFSQEPAVRRGLTMTITATVVDSSDHQLSPASTVTATVQ
- a CDS encoding helix-turn-helix domain-containing protein, coding for MANTLTRRQRDVLKVVLEFFTTRGRLPTVRELAHELGFGSTSTAYSHLQALKRHGALRDDNGHIALAPATLETLSQALRDKASI
- a CDS encoding c-type cytochrome; protein product: MRAKGLLLAGVALLIVGAGGLVLLGSGVPVQRAGTAPDRGAWIFRAGTDPDGRPIPYAGGMMMPMSCAGCHGVDGHGLQTPMFVSPNITRRNLTNPAGMLEPDGTRGPRYTDALIQRAVTQGIDAEGKPLAWPMPRWQLTSREWGDLFAYLKTLP